One genomic segment of Epinephelus fuscoguttatus linkage group LG19, E.fuscoguttatus.final_Chr_v1 includes these proteins:
- the lgals2a gene encoding lectin, galactoside-binding, soluble, 2a has product MMKGMIVKNMSFKVGQKMTVVGIPKPDATNFAVNIGPNEQEITMHINPRFNAHGDENTVVCNSYQGGNWCEEQRETAFPFHQGEEFKIVIEFTPSEFLVTLSDGSTITFPNRMGAEKYTHISFDGEVRIISFEIK; this is encoded by the exons ATGATGAAA GGTATGATTGTCAAGAATATGTCCTTCAAGGTCGGACAGAAAATGACCGTAGTTGGAATCCCCAAGCCTGACGCTACAAA TTTTGCGGTGAACATTGGGCCCAATGAGCAGGAGATTACTATGCATATCAACCCTCGTTTTAACGCCCACGGAGATGAGAATACGGTGGTCTGCAACTCTTACCAGGGAGGCAACTGGTGTGAGGAGCAGCGTGAGACAGCCTTTCCTTTCCACCAGGGAGAGGAGTTCAAG ATCGTCATTGAATTCACCCCTTCAGAGTTCCTGGTGACTTTGTCAGATGGCTCTACGATCACCTTCCCCAACCGCATGGGTGCCGAGAAGTATACCCACATCAGCTTCGATGGGGAAGTTCGCATCATAAGCTTTGAGATCAAATAA